In Pangasianodon hypophthalmus isolate fPanHyp1 chromosome 3, fPanHyp1.pri, whole genome shotgun sequence, a single genomic region encodes these proteins:
- the ly6pge gene encoding lymphocyte antigen 6 family member pge, with translation MNAVQCCWLYGLFLLLCCVHSEALHCYTCMGSTDEDCNQQGSKACPSYSDACAIIKGDGSGVLKSCSYKSFCSQANSQGDRVAGVKVHCCYSDDCNLMGHGTQLSRGFSYLLVLLPLFWHLLSS, from the exons ATGAATGCTGTCCAATGCTGCTGGTTGTATGGCCTTTTCCTTCTACTCTGCTGTGTTCATA GTGAGGCACTGCACTGTTACACCTGCATGGGGTCAACAGATGAGGACTGCAATCAGCAGGGATCCAAAGCATGTCCAAGTTACTCAGATGCATGTGCTATTATCAAAGGAGATGGCA GCGGTGTGCTGAAGTCATGTTCCTACAAATCCTTCTGCAGTCAAGCTAACAGCCAAGGTGACAGAGTTGCAGGGGTGAAGGTTCACTGCTGCTACTCAGATGACTGTAACCTGATGGGACATGGCACCCAGCTCAGCAGAGGGTTTAGCTATCTCTTAGTCCTTCTGCCACTGTTTTGGCATCTATTGTCAAGCTAA